One Megamonas hypermegale genomic window carries:
- a CDS encoding putative quinol monooxygenase, whose protein sequence is MKLSFKIFSSLALSSLLLLSPLHTDAKAIVNPDGSQPLIHWAILRSTDGEMKNMQNMAAKHVAPYSAKEDGTYIIYGGIDKNNPNIQRLLEIYKDENAYQIHRSSEGFKQYQIARATILEELRIMEVNPVVMETQEQGTGNYIITTKIEVRPEALADFKKDLTELVKTSIQKNPDILAIMATSEKENPNILHILEVYKDATTHADFINSPEYINYERLTRYMINSKIHIEYLPTDITLSNKPQ, encoded by the coding sequence ATGAAATTAAGCTTTAAAATTTTCTCTAGCCTCGCCCTTAGTTCCTTATTGCTTTTATCTCCCTTACATACCGATGCCAAAGCCATTGTTAATCCAGATGGCAGTCAACCACTCATTCATTGGGCAATACTGCGCTCCACAGATGGAGAAATGAAAAATATGCAAAATATGGCAGCTAAACACGTTGCTCCCTATTCTGCCAAAGAAGATGGTACTTATATTATCTACGGCGGTATTGATAAAAACAATCCTAATATACAGCGCCTATTAGAAATATACAAAGATGAAAATGCCTATCAAATTCATCGCTCAAGCGAAGGATTTAAACAATATCAAATAGCTAGAGCTACCATTCTTGAAGAACTTCGCATCATGGAAGTAAATCCAGTTGTGATGGAAACACAAGAGCAAGGCACTGGCAATTATATCATCACAACAAAAATAGAAGTTCGCCCTGAAGCACTCGCTGATTTTAAAAAAGATTTAACTGAACTTGTAAAAACTTCCATACAAAAAAATCCTGATATCTTAGCTATAATGGCAACAAGTGAAAAAGAAAATCCCAATATACTGCACATTTTAGAAGTCTACAAAGATGCAACAACTCATGCTGATTTCATAAATTCACCTGAATATATAAATTATGAACGACTCACACGCTATATGATAAATTCAAAAATTCATATTGAATATTTGCCAACTGATATAACACTTTCTAATAAGCCTCAATAA
- a CDS encoding Hsp20/alpha crystallin family protein produces the protein MFGLVPFAKNISKDDDFNSLFNIFDEPFFHNTLLPLSATKSFKVDVKDLGSAYELTAELPGIKKENISLNYDKGYLTIKTVVDKKDEKPAEAQGEENATDKKQPEKYLRRERYYGEMQRSFYIDDINEANIKAAYKDGILTVTLPKVTEEQTAKTITVD, from the coding sequence ATGTTTGGTTTAGTTCCATTTGCAAAAAATATTTCTAAAGACGATGATTTCAACAGTTTATTCAATATCTTTGATGAACCATTTTTCCATAATACATTGTTACCACTTTCAGCTACAAAATCTTTCAAAGTTGATGTTAAAGATTTAGGTTCTGCTTATGAACTCACTGCTGAACTCCCTGGTATTAAAAAAGAAAATATTTCCTTAAATTATGATAAAGGTTATTTGACTATAAAAACAGTTGTAGATAAAAAAGATGAAAAACCTGCCGAAGCTCAAGGCGAAGAAAATGCAACTGATAAAAAACAACCTGAAAAATATTTACGCCGTGAACGTTATTATGGTGAAATGCAACGTAGCTTCTATATTGATGACATCAATGAAGCCAATATCAAAGCTGCTTACAAAGATGGTATCTTAACTGTTACATTGCCTAAAGTAACTGAAGAACAAACAGCTAAAACTATTACTGTTGATTAA
- a CDS encoding Hsp20/alpha crystallin family protein produces the protein MFGLVPFNFNNPANKEDNKINSIFDIFDEPFFQNAFAPVQSANSFKVDVKDLGSAYELTAELPGIKKENISLNYDKDYLTIKTTVDKEEKSDDTAKETAKYLRRERYYGEMQRSFYIGDIDSDNIKASYKDGVLTVTLPKATKKETATTINVD, from the coding sequence ATGTTTGGTTTAGTTCCATTCAATTTTAATAATCCTGCTAATAAAGAAGACAATAAAATTAATTCTATTTTCGATATTTTTGATGAACCATTTTTCCAGAATGCTTTTGCTCCAGTACAGAGCGCTAATTCCTTTAAAGTAGATGTTAAAGATTTAGGTTCTGCTTATGAACTGACTGCTGAACTTCCTGGCATCAAAAAAGAAAATATTTCCTTAAATTATGATAAAGATTATTTGACTATAAAAACTACTGTAGATAAAGAAGAAAAATCTGATGACACTGCAAAAGAAACTGCTAAATATTTACGCCGTGAACGTTATTATGGCGAAATGCAACGTAGCTTCTATATCGGCGATATCGACAGCGACAATATCAAAGCTTCTTATAAAGATGGCGTTTTAACTGTTACATTGCCTAAAGCTACAAAGAAAGAAACAGCAACTACTATCAATGTTGATTGA
- a CDS encoding Hsp20/alpha crystallin family protein, with product MFGLVPFMFNNPMNKEENKFPSVFDMFNEPFFQNAFAPMQNMNTFKVDVKDNGDSYELTAELPGTKKEDIQLDYQNDYLTIKAVMNKETDNSDEQQNYICKERYYGTMQRSFYVGQIDKANAKAEYTDGVLKILLPKTTITSSSQITID from the coding sequence ATGTTTGGTTTAGTTCCTTTCATGTTTAATAATCCTATGAATAAAGAAGAAAATAAATTTCCATCTGTTTTTGATATGTTTAATGAACCATTTTTCCAGAATGCTTTTGCACCAATGCAGAATATGAACACATTTAAAGTTGATGTAAAAGATAACGGCGATAGTTATGAACTTACTGCCGAACTTCCTGGAACTAAAAAAGAAGATATCCAGCTTGATTACCAAAACGATTATTTAACTATCAAAGCTGTTATGAATAAAGAAACTGATAATAGTGATGAACAGCAAAATTATATTTGCAAAGAACGTTATTATGGCACAATGCAGAGAAGCTTTTATGTAGGTCAGATAGATAAAGCTAATGCTAAAGCTGAATATACTGACGGCGTTCTTAAAATTCTCTTACCAAAGACCACTATAACCTCCTCCAGTCAAATCACTATTGACTGA
- a CDS encoding flavodoxin, whose translation MKALVAYFSASGQTARLAKTIAEVTGGDFYEIEPAEKYTSADLNWNNKQSRSTKEMNDSSARPEISGKVSNMNQYDIVFIGFPIWWYVAPRIIQTFLESYDFAGKTIIPFATSGGSGMGNTNSVLEKSCSKNAIWKDGKRMSSRESASSVKKWIDSLNL comes from the coding sequence ATGAAAGCTTTAGTAGCTTATTTTTCCGCAAGTGGACAAACAGCAAGACTTGCTAAAACTATTGCTGAGGTAACAGGTGGCGACTTTTACGAAATTGAACCAGCAGAAAAATACACATCTGCTGATTTAAATTGGAACAATAAACAAAGTCGCAGTACAAAAGAAATGAATGATTCATCTGCACGCCCAGAAATTTCGGGCAAGGTTTCTAATATGAATCAATACGATATAGTATTTATTGGTTTTCCTATTTGGTGGTACGTTGCACCGCGCATAATTCAGACTTTCCTTGAAAGTTATGATTTTGCAGGTAAAACAATAATTCCATTTGCAACTTCTGGTGGCAGTGGTATGGGAAATACGAATAGTGTATTAGAAAAATCCTGCTCTAAAAATGCGATTTGGAAAGATGGAAAACGCATGAGCAGTAGAGAAAGCGCATCTTCTGTGAAAAAATGGATAGATAGCTTGAATTTATAA
- a CDS encoding LysR family transcriptional regulator gives MLLRQIKYFVTVVECNSFTQAAEKCFISQSAISQQIRALENDIGVELLQRENRKFYLTDAGEYFYHHGKELLSKAEKIKQETYNIGKNNKMQLKIGYLNFYDGIKLQKVIADFYKKYPQIVIQIISGNHEDLYYGLRHNEMDIVLSDQRRAFSDEYVNLHLVYGNCYIKIAKNNVLASKKFVTLEDLRFIPCILVASRQQENNEQDFYQNTLGFNTKFIFAKTLEEAQLMVIANRGFMPIELIGDKQDKSDLFSKIPLYQDGKQIRRNYCAFWRKENTNFYIEEFVRILKDFFKEV, from the coding sequence ATGCTTTTACGGCAGATTAAATATTTTGTAACAGTAGTAGAATGTAATAGTTTTACTCAAGCAGCAGAAAAATGTTTTATTTCTCAATCAGCAATTTCTCAACAAATACGAGCATTAGAAAATGATATTGGTGTTGAGCTTCTTCAAAGAGAAAATAGAAAATTTTATTTAACTGATGCAGGTGAATATTTTTATCATCATGGTAAGGAGTTATTAAGTAAAGCAGAGAAAATAAAGCAAGAAACGTATAATATTGGTAAAAATAATAAAATGCAGTTAAAAATAGGTTATTTAAATTTTTATGATGGTATTAAGTTACAAAAAGTAATTGCTGATTTTTATAAAAAATATCCACAAATTGTAATTCAAATTATAAGTGGTAATCATGAAGATTTATATTATGGTTTGCGACATAATGAAATGGATATAGTTTTAAGTGACCAACGAAGAGCTTTTTCCGATGAATATGTAAATTTACATTTAGTTTATGGAAATTGCTATATAAAAATAGCTAAAAATAATGTTTTAGCTAGTAAAAAATTTGTGACTTTAGAAGATTTAAGATTTATACCATGTATTTTAGTAGCATCAAGACAGCAAGAAAATAATGAACAAGATTTTTATCAGAATACGCTTGGGTTTAATACGAAGTTTATTTTTGCTAAAACACTAGAAGAAGCGCAACTTATGGTAATTGCTAATCGTGGATTTATGCCAATTGAATTAATAGGAGATAAACAAGATAAATCGGATTTATTTAGTAAAATTCCGCTGTATCAAGATGGAAAACAGATACGGAGAAATTATTGTGCATTTTGGCGTAAAGAGAATACGAATTTTTATATTGAAGAATTTGTTAGGATATTAAAAGATTTTTTTAAAGAAGTATAA
- a CDS encoding SDR family oxidoreductase: MSKQKDVLILTGAGQIGMAIARRVGFNHKIIIGDKNIKNAENISKIMQNAGFDTSFLEMDLSSRDSICNLINESQKYGEISALINAAGVSPSQASIKTILNVDLYGTAVLLEEIGKVIKEGGTGITISSQSGHRMPALTPQEDEQLAMTPTQELLSLEILQPKNIRDTLHAYQLAKRCNVKRVMAEAVKWGKRNARINSISPGIIVTPLAIDEFNGIRGDFYKNMFAKCPAGRPGTADEVANIAEFLMSDRASFVTGSDFLIDGGATASYFYGPLKPQK; the protein is encoded by the coding sequence ATGTCTAAACAAAAAGATGTATTAATTTTAACTGGCGCAGGTCAAATTGGTATGGCTATAGCTAGAAGAGTAGGCTTTAATCATAAAATCATAATCGGTGATAAAAATATAAAAAACGCTGAAAATATTTCTAAAATCATGCAAAATGCTGGTTTTGATACAAGTTTTTTAGAAATGGATTTATCTTCTCGCGATTCCATATGCAATTTAATAAATGAATCTCAAAAATACGGCGAAATATCTGCCCTAATAAATGCTGCTGGCGTTTCACCTAGTCAAGCTTCTATAAAAACAATTTTAAATGTAGATTTGTACGGCACAGCCGTATTACTTGAAGAAATAGGCAAAGTTATAAAAGAAGGTGGCACTGGTATAACTATTTCCAGCCAATCAGGACACAGAATGCCTGCTCTTACTCCACAAGAAGATGAACAATTGGCTATGACTCCTACACAAGAATTGCTCTCATTAGAAATACTTCAACCTAAAAATATTCGTGATACTTTACATGCCTATCAACTTGCAAAACGTTGCAACGTAAAACGCGTTATGGCTGAAGCAGTAAAATGGGGCAAACGCAATGCGCGTATCAATTCAATCTCACCAGGTATTATCGTAACTCCATTAGCAATTGATGAATTCAATGGTATTCGTGGAGATTTTTACAAAAATATGTTTGCTAAATGCCCTGCTGGTCGTCCCGGCACTGCTGATGAAGTAGCGAATATTGCTGAATTTTTAATGAGCGATAGAGCTTCTTTTGTCACTGGTTCTGATTTCCTTATTGATGGTGGAGCCACTGCTTCTTATTTTTATGGCCCCTTAAAACCTCAAAAATAA
- a CDS encoding MFS transporter, with product MVNSNQQHRDISLILIASFFYMTSPMLITPIITGFSESLGASGTMMGLIGGIMNICSLISRPIIGVYADKINKYKISSFGIICIIIACIGYTLATNSIIIMIARIINGLGFACCSTCMSTWMSDLLPQEKIGSGMGIYGTMNALSMAIAPAIGIYIYQNFNYTVAFLIATITAIISIIIIQFVQDKDEPIPTTKTNSKLELIDKNVVPIAFIMMMFAIPYCATQSFLVTYIETKQLDINISLFFPAYAIALLILRISLKSLFDKLPFGVFFISSTICACLSMYFLNTMQNDFDMLLASVFMAGGTGILNSVCQSTALLLAPKNKRGLANSTFYIGIDLGMALGPIIAGFFYEHFPLDLFYPLFFITIPLAIIGYFFYRQKAKHILN from the coding sequence ATGGTAAACTCAAATCAACAACACAGAGATATTTCATTAATTCTAATCGCTAGCTTTTTTTATATGACAAGTCCAATGCTAATAACACCAATTATCACAGGATTTTCTGAATCACTCGGCGCAAGTGGCACTATGATGGGGCTTATCGGCGGAATAATGAATATCTGCTCTTTAATCAGTAGACCTATTATCGGGGTTTATGCTGACAAAATCAATAAATACAAAATATCCTCATTCGGCATAATTTGCATCATAATTGCCTGCATAGGATATACTCTAGCTACTAATTCAATAATCATCATGATTGCTAGAATTATCAATGGTCTTGGTTTTGCTTGCTGTTCGACTTGTATGTCCACTTGGATGTCAGATTTATTGCCACAAGAAAAAATCGGCTCAGGCATGGGCATTTATGGCACTATGAATGCTTTGAGCATGGCAATCGCTCCAGCTATCGGCATATACATCTATCAAAATTTCAACTACACTGTAGCTTTTTTGATTGCAACAATTACAGCAATAATCTCCATCATCATAATTCAATTCGTACAAGATAAAGATGAACCAATTCCCACTACAAAAACCAATTCTAAACTAGAATTGATTGATAAAAATGTAGTTCCCATCGCATTCATCATGATGATGTTTGCTATTCCATACTGTGCAACTCAATCATTTCTCGTAACTTATATCGAAACGAAACAACTCGATATCAATATAAGTTTATTTTTCCCAGCTTATGCCATTGCTCTTTTAATATTGCGCATAAGTTTAAAAAGCTTATTTGATAAATTGCCTTTCGGCGTATTTTTTATATCTAGCACAATCTGTGCTTGCCTTTCCATGTATTTTCTAAACACCATGCAAAACGATTTTGATATGCTACTTGCTTCCGTCTTCATGGCTGGTGGCACTGGCATCTTAAATTCAGTTTGTCAATCTACTGCGCTACTGCTTGCACCTAAAAATAAACGCGGACTTGCTAATAGCACATTTTATATAGGCATTGATTTAGGCATGGCACTCGGCCCAATTATTGCGGGCTTCTTCTATGAACATTTCCCTTTAGATTTATTCTATCCATTATTTTTTATAACGATACCATTAGCTATAATCGGCTATTTCTTCTATCGCCAAAAAGCTAAACATATTTTAAATTAA
- a CDS encoding methylated-DNA--[protein]-cysteine S-methyltransferase: MFKKHDKVGDDVYFNYSEEELLYLKRKDKKLAQVIDKIGYIKRETDTDLFSSVIHAIVGQQISTKAHRTIWQRIQNHYGQITPSILIKSTAQELQKMGISLRKAEYIMDFVRKVYLGQFVLSDVQKADDEEAITKLCSLKGIGRWTAEMILLFCLERKNIFSFDDLAIRRGLSMVYHRKNIDRNLFEKYRKRFNPYGSIASLYLWAVSSGAIPDMVDCRENKKAVKIKKSTASFEYMKYKYEYSSPIGKIILTSDGEKLTALCFDFDRYFSAKAKMAQYKDLEVFAQTVKWLDMYFKGKEPNFMPPIHLEGTEFRKRVWEILQTIPYGKVISYGEISRKIAEKRKVPRVSAQAVGGAVGHNPISIIVPCHRVVGVNGNLTGYGGGLDKKIALLKLEKVDMKNFFAPKK, from the coding sequence ATGTTTAAAAAGCATGATAAAGTAGGTGATGATGTGTATTTTAATTATAGTGAAGAAGAATTGCTTTATTTAAAGCGAAAGGATAAAAAATTAGCGCAGGTCATTGATAAAATAGGATATATAAAAAGAGAAACGGACACGGATTTATTTTCATCAGTGATACATGCGATAGTGGGACAGCAGATTTCTACAAAAGCACATCGAACGATTTGGCAAAGAATACAAAATCATTATGGGCAAATAACGCCGAGTATTTTAATAAAATCGACTGCACAAGAATTGCAAAAAATGGGAATTAGTCTGCGCAAAGCGGAATACATCATGGATTTTGTGCGAAAGGTTTATTTAGGTCAATTCGTTTTATCTGATGTGCAAAAAGCTGATGATGAAGAGGCTATAACGAAACTTTGTAGTTTAAAAGGCATTGGACGCTGGACAGCGGAGATGATTTTATTATTTTGCCTAGAGAGAAAGAATATTTTTAGTTTTGATGATTTAGCAATACGGCGCGGGTTGTCGATGGTCTATCATCGTAAAAATATCGACCGTAATTTATTTGAAAAATATCGCAAGCGATTTAATCCTTATGGCAGTATTGCGAGTTTGTATTTATGGGCTGTTTCCAGTGGTGCTATTCCAGATATGGTTGATTGTAGAGAAAATAAAAAAGCTGTAAAGATAAAAAAATCTACAGCTTCATTTGAGTATATGAAATACAAATATGAATATTCATCGCCTATAGGCAAGATAATCTTAACGAGTGATGGCGAAAAACTCACAGCATTGTGTTTTGATTTTGACAGGTATTTCAGCGCAAAGGCAAAAATGGCACAGTATAAGGATTTAGAAGTATTTGCGCAGACTGTAAAATGGCTCGATATGTATTTTAAAGGGAAAGAGCCGAATTTTATGCCACCAATTCATTTAGAAGGTACGGAATTTAGAAAAAGGGTATGGGAGATTTTGCAGACAATCCCATATGGAAAAGTTATATCATATGGTGAGATTTCCCGCAAAATAGCAGAAAAAAGAAAAGTGCCGAGAGTATCGGCACAGGCTGTTGGCGGTGCAGTGGGACACAATCCTATATCTATAATCGTGCCGTGCCACCGTGTTGTCGGAGTAAATGGTAATTTGACTGGATACGGTGGCGGGTTGGATAAGAAAATAGCCTTATTGAAATTGGAAAAAGTGGATATGAAGAATTTTTTCGCACCCAAGAAATAA
- a CDS encoding flavodoxin: protein MKKLSKIIVLIFSALLIFCLSACASENSSDNNTKTTPETQQSASTNENTDNAPSSNSKILVAYFSCTGNTENAAQKIATATGGDLYAITPAEPYTADDLRYNDDTTRATKEQHDTSIRPALAGTVDNFQQYDVIFVGYPIWWDQAPRVINTFLESYDFSGKKVIPFCTSGGSTITNSANQLKSTYSNMNWLDGRLIGRSTSQDEIAAWIDSLNIK from the coding sequence ATGAAAAAATTATCTAAAATAATCGTTCTCATATTTTCAGCTTTATTGATTTTCTGCCTCAGTGCTTGTGCTTCAGAAAATTCTTCTGATAACAATACAAAAACCACACCAGAAACTCAACAAAGTGCTTCCACTAATGAAAATACAGATAATGCGCCATCTTCTAATTCTAAAATATTAGTCGCTTATTTTTCTTGCACTGGCAATACTGAAAATGCCGCTCAAAAAATCGCTACAGCAACAGGTGGCGATTTGTACGCAATCACACCAGCCGAGCCTTATACTGCTGATGACTTGCGCTACAATGATGATACAACTCGTGCAACTAAAGAACAGCATGATACATCTATTCGCCCTGCTCTTGCTGGAACAGTCGACAACTTCCAACAATACGATGTGATTTTCGTCGGCTATCCAATCTGGTGGGACCAAGCACCTCGCGTCATCAATACATTCTTAGAAAGCTATGATTTTTCTGGTAAAAAAGTAATTCCGTTTTGCACTTCTGGCGGTAGCACCATCACCAACAGTGCCAATCAGTTAAAATCCACTTATAGCAATATGAATTGGCTTGATGGCAGACTTATCGGTCGCAGTACATCACAAGATGAAATCGCAGCTTGGATTGATAGTTTAAATATAAAATAA
- the mgrA gene encoding L-glyceraldehyde 3-phosphate reductase — MYTAAKSRYDSMKYVHCGKSGLCLPQISLGLWHNFGDTALFANMKQLCFTAFDNGITHFDLANNYGPEPGSAEKNFGRILKEDLMAYRDELVISTKAGYEMWNGPYGNWGSRKHMLASLDQSLKRMGLEYVDIFYHHRMDKNTPLEETMSALNQAVKSGKAIYAGLSNYDGETLAKATAILNEMHCPFIINQNRYSIFDRTIENNGLKETAHKLQKGIIAFSPLAQGMLTDKYLHGIPSDSRIKTDGRFLKAAALTESRLNQIAKLNEMAKDRGQTLAEMALSWVLKDGIVTSVLIGASKPMQILDNIKAIENTSFTDEELKKIDEISLAE; from the coding sequence ATGTATACAGCAGCTAAAAGTAGATATGATTCAATGAAATATGTTCATTGTGGTAAAAGCGGTCTTTGCCTGCCACAAATTTCTCTCGGTCTTTGGCATAATTTCGGTGATACAGCTTTATTTGCTAATATGAAACAGCTTTGTTTTACAGCTTTTGACAATGGTATAACTCATTTTGATTTAGCGAATAATTACGGGCCAGAACCAGGCAGTGCTGAAAAGAATTTTGGTCGAATTTTAAAAGAAGATTTAATGGCTTATCGTGATGAATTGGTAATCAGTACAAAAGCTGGTTATGAAATGTGGAACGGCCCTTATGGAAATTGGGGCAGTAGAAAACATATGCTGGCAAGTCTTGACCAGAGCTTAAAACGCATGGGGCTTGAATATGTAGATATCTTTTACCATCATCGCATGGATAAAAACACACCGCTTGAAGAAACGATGAGCGCACTCAACCAAGCAGTTAAAAGCGGTAAGGCAATTTATGCAGGTCTTTCAAATTACGATGGTGAAACACTAGCCAAGGCTACAGCTATTTTAAATGAAATGCATTGTCCATTTATCATTAATCAAAATAGATATTCTATTTTTGACCGCACTATTGAAAATAATGGTTTAAAAGAAACTGCGCATAAATTGCAAAAAGGCATTATCGCTTTCAGTCCTTTGGCACAAGGTATGCTCACGGATAAATATTTGCATGGAATTCCAAGCGATAGCCGTATAAAAACTGATGGCCGTTTCTTAAAAGCAGCTGCACTTACTGAAAGTCGTTTAAATCAGATTGCAAAATTAAATGAAATGGCAAAAGATAGAGGACAGACTTTGGCGGAAATGGCACTTAGTTGGGTACTTAAAGATGGCATAGTAACAAGCGTTTTAATCGGTGCTTCAAAACCTATGCAGATTTTGGACAATATAAAAGCAATAGAAAATACTTCATTTACAGACGAAGAACTTAAAAAAATAGATGAAATATCTTTAGCAGAATAA
- a CDS encoding sugar O-acetyltransferase, whose amino-acid sequence MTEKEKMQKGMWYDANYDKELLAERLEADDLCHEFNQTRPKDVAKREALLAKLLPNKAKDVSILAPFYVDYGKNCIIGESCFINHGAYLMDCATIKIGKNCFIGPNCGMYTASHPIIAEERNEGFEKATPITIEDNVWLGGDVTILPGVTIGEGSIIGAKSLVCKDIPPNVVAVGNPCKPIRTIGENDRINLKK is encoded by the coding sequence ATGACTGAAAAAGAGAAAATGCAAAAGGGCATGTGGTATGATGCTAATTACGACAAAGAACTTTTAGCGGAACGATTAGAAGCTGATGATTTATGTCATGAATTTAATCAAACTCGTCCAAAAGATGTAGCGAAGAGAGAAGCACTGCTCGCAAAGCTTTTGCCGAATAAAGCGAAAGATGTAAGCATTTTAGCTCCTTTTTATGTGGATTACGGTAAAAATTGTATAATTGGTGAAAGTTGTTTTATAAATCACGGTGCGTATTTGATGGATTGTGCAACAATTAAAATCGGTAAAAATTGTTTCATTGGGCCAAATTGCGGTATGTATACAGCAAGCCATCCAATCATAGCGGAAGAACGCAATGAAGGTTTTGAAAAAGCTACGCCGATTACCATTGAAGATAATGTTTGGCTTGGCGGAGATGTTACGATTTTGCCAGGTGTAACGATTGGCGAAGGCAGTATAATCGGTGCAAAAAGCCTCGTTTGCAAAGACATTCCACCAAATGTTGTAGCTGTAGGCAATCCTTGCAAACCAATTCGCACGATAGGCGAAAATGATAGAATTAATTTGAAAAAATAA
- a CDS encoding DUF1829 domain-containing protein, whose translation MDIQKLINDYTDWLKSEITFEKIGEYYEITTPYLDSANDYLQLYVKQEDNQILFTDDSMTINNLKMHGITLTKNRKIQLQRILYQYGVQLDGDELIAKAPINNFPQKKHLFIQAMLRIDDMFSLSKTRVSSLFLDDVQEFFAEKEIYCTDNVQFMGKSGFSHNYDFLIQRSKTKPERLCQAVNNPNKTAMSNILFAWNDTKLVRGNNSQLIVILNDQNSIGKGIEEAFITYETKVILWSKRNNPNNIELLSA comes from the coding sequence TTGGATATTCAGAAATTAATAAATGATTATACTGATTGGCTAAAAAGTGAAATTACTTTTGAAAAAATAGGAGAGTATTATGAGATTACTACTCCATATTTAGATAGTGCAAATGATTATCTGCAACTTTATGTAAAGCAAGAAGATAATCAGATTTTATTTACCGATGATAGCATGACTATTAATAATTTAAAAATGCACGGTATTACGTTGACAAAAAATCGTAAAATTCAACTCCAAAGAATATTGTATCAATATGGTGTTCAATTAGATGGTGATGAATTAATAGCAAAAGCACCAATAAATAATTTTCCTCAAAAGAAGCATTTATTTATTCAAGCTATGCTTAGAATAGATGATATGTTTTCTTTATCTAAAACAAGAGTTTCATCTCTATTTTTAGATGATGTGCAAGAGTTTTTTGCGGAAAAAGAAATTTATTGTACAGATAATGTTCAATTTATGGGTAAATCAGGGTTTTCACATAACTATGATTTTTTGATACAGAGAAGTAAAACAAAACCAGAACGATTATGTCAAGCAGTTAATAATCCTAATAAAACAGCAATGAGTAATATACTTTTTGCGTGGAACGATACAAAATTAGTTAGAGGAAATAATAGTCAATTGATTGTTATTTTGAATGACCAAAATTCTATAGGCAAAGGGATTGAAGAAGCTTTTATTACTTATGAAACAAAAGTAATTCTTTGGAGTAAAAGAAATAATCCTAATAATATAGAATTGTTATCTGCTTAA
- a CDS encoding DUF6978 family protein: protein MASIKITQEEAEKLLKMLKHTLVNEIQFPSPGKSIEFNVAGKTKENIFVINIFRGKINRLKYNIGARVMKNGIVLLELHINPSNRPPNPDGELITGNHWHIYSEKYELKWAFPADDINSEDFEKNTILFLTKFNVIEKPNIIYQAELI, encoded by the coding sequence GTGGCTTCTATAAAAATTACTCAAGAAGAAGCAGAAAAACTATTAAAAATGTTAAAACATACATTAGTAAATGAAATACAATTTCCATCACCAGGGAAATCAATAGAATTTAATGTTGCAGGAAAAACAAAAGAAAATATTTTTGTTATTAATATATTTAGAGGGAAAATAAATCGTTTAAAATATAATATAGGTGCTCGTGTTATGAAGAATGGAATTGTATTGTTAGAATTACATATAAATCCATCAAATAGACCTCCTAATCCAGATGGTGAATTAATAACGGGAAACCATTGGCATATATATAGTGAAAAGTATGAGTTAAAATGGGCTTTTCCTGCTGATGATATAAATAGTGAAGATTTTGAAAAAAATACAATTTTATTTTTAACAAAGTTTAATGTGATTGAAAAGCCAAATATAATTTATCAAGCAGAATTAATATAA